GGACCTCGAGAAGATGTACTCGAGTTTTTTCAGTCATTAGGTTTTCAACTCCCACCTCGTAAGGGGATAGCAGACTTTCTCCAGGAGGTAATCCTTGTTCACATGTTTTCATGATTAAATGCTTCCCTTAAGTCCTTAACTGTTGCTTAACATCCTTTCTTTTGTCAGGTGACCTCTAAAAAGGATCAAGCTCAATACTGGGCTGATCCTTCAAAACCATATCAGTTCGTCTCAGTTGCTGAGATTGCACGAGCCTTTAGAAATTCCAAATTTGGAAGGTATATGGAATCCTTGCAAACTCATCCTTATGATAAATCAGAATGTCATGATTTGGCTTTGGCTAGAACTAAATATGCCGTGGCAACATGGGAGGTCGTTAAAGCTTGCTTTCAACGAGAAGTCCTTTTGATCAAAAGGCATagctttctttatatttttaggacCTGCCAGGTACTCTTGAATATTTGATATAGTAtatttaaactatttatttgaattccttctctttttcatttcagAATTGGAAAGATTCTATCATTCTTATAAAGGTGCATGTAGTGcagtttttattaattgaaagtcATATGATATGGTAACTCAAaacattaaatacttttttttttatcgtattGTACTGTtaaggaacataaaaaaataattcacacAATTAAACAGAAATCTTAGAATATGTTTAATAtatgaaagtatttttttattttttcttataattgcaaaaatatcatcttatttttattttattaatttcttgttttaaaaatacaaatattttcattatatttatacaaatttttaaaaataaaaattcagtgacattttttaatcattaataaaaacagaaacaaaagGCAAAAAACATTTTGTCCAACCTTAAAATATTGAGTCATCATAGTTATATAGCAGTTGACCGATTCACGTCATCACGTGGATggtctctcttgttctcaactTCATACAATAACTCCGTACAGCATCACGTAGCTAGGTTGCCCATCTACGGTCTCTTGTTCTAATTTAGACATGTACTATATACTATATAGAGtgtattttattgattatttaatCTAAGTTACGCTGCACTTTGCCCTGTAAATATTGTTTGCTTTTCATGAGATCTATGATTGTTATCACTTATCATGATAATTTGACAAACTCATAAGCGCTCATTTAAAGAAATCTATTTTAAGATTTGACTCATCAAAGTTACACTGAAATCCTCACATGTAGCTTGAACTTTTTGCTTTTCATGACATGTATGATAGTTATTGACTTAATTAAATGCTTTACCGGCTTGCATCTTTTTGATAGAGttagatgataaaattaaactaagtcaTAAGTTCTTgaattatttgaaattatatataagattttatatatttttatgacaaataagattttatattttgaagaattaatcatttttaattagttttttaaatatataaatatttataattgaatcCTTAGAATAGGGTTTAGCTAATAGATTGCAAAGTCAgacacaattattttaaaaaaaaaattaaataattcaacaACTTATTAGTTACACctgaaaattaatattaatatgttatacAAATAGAGTTGTAGTAAGCTCCGACatcataaattatattgatGTAATTTGTTTTCTACATGTGCAGTGacaatgtaaataaatttttatatttttatttaatactatattctataaattatactaataaatttattgaattttatattaattattttaaaaatcatataaattatatatcatttttgaGTGGTTGGTGGTGTAAAAAATCTTTGTAACTTTTTTGATGCATTTACATTTCTATATTTTTGGGTCCATATGTACTAACATCAAATTATTTTGTTGCCAAAGGTTGCTTTTGTAGGATTTGTCACATGTACTATATTCCTTCGAACAAGGTTACATCCCACAAATGAGGTTTACGGACGCCTTTATCTTTCTGCTCTATTTTTTGGGCTGGTTCACATGATGTTTAATGGGTTTTCTGAGCTGCCTCTTATGATAACTCGGCTTCCAGTATTTTATAAGCAAAGAGATAATTTGTTCTATCCTGCATGGGCATGGTCTCTTAGCAGTTGGATTCTCCGTGTACCGTATTCCATTATTGAGGCTATTATATGGACAGTTGTTGTATATTACAGTGTTGGATTTGCGCCATCAGCGGGAAGGTATCTTCATTTTATTACATCTTTATGTTGcgaattttctttttaacccTCGTAATCATTgcattttgttaaaatatttcagGTTTTTTCGCTACATGCTTATACTTTTCGTAATGCATCAAATGGCATTAGGTCTCTTCCGGATGATGGCTGCTATTGCACGAGATATGGTTCTTGCCAATACATATGGGTCAGCTTCACTGCTGGTTGTATTCTTACTGGGAGGATTTATTGTACCTAAAGGTAGGCAGCACCGCAAATTCTTAAAGAAAAGTTAATAACATAACATTGCTATTAATATTAGTGATTTGACTGTTATTCCTTCAGGAATGATAAAACCATGGTGGATTTGGGGCTACTGGGTGTCACCCCTTACCTATGGACAACGTGCTATTACAGTTAATGAATTTACCGCTTCAAGATGGATGAAGGTATTCCATTTTGCCATGTAACTTtagtcttatttttcttttactttacaTTCACGTGTTAATACTGTCAAGGAATTATACGTATACCCTACCCCAAATGTTAACCTGtcaagaatgatttttttatgccTAGAACCTTCTCACGTGATAGCCTTTTGTGCTTTTGTTAAGCACGGAAAGAGCATAGGATTACCTTGTGATAAAACTTGATTTAATTACGAAGAGTGAGTGGAACAAGGATTAAACTTTTGACCACCTGGTTATAGTGCTTTAGTACCCTCTCGAGTCAACTCATCAAAATCTGAAGTTGAAGGTGTGAATCATCACATGTAATCTTTTTTGGGAAGGCTTTATAGAATATTTATGGTTTACAATGTTAACTATCTGCAGAAATCCGAAACTGGGAACAGCACAGTTGGCTACAATATCCTCCACTCAAACAGCCTACCAACTGGTGACTACTGGTATTGGATTGGTATTGCAGTTTTAATTGgctatgcattttttttcaacaacatGGTCACTGTGGCCTTGACCTATCTGAATCGTAAGTTTTGAATAATATTTCCCAATATTTTTCCATTCAAGAGCATGTTTTCtctcttaatatttaattactatTCCCTTTGGGCAGGGAATTTCTTTAGCCGTAGATATATGCTTATCTTTATTTAATCcctcttttcttctttgtcaTATTACTTTTTAATGAAGCAATTCAAAAAGCACGAACAGTTATCCCTTCTGATGATGACTCGGAAAACAGTTCTTCCAGAAATGGTAATGACCCGGCCAAACTTTTAATGAATAACTGTCCATAGATTCAAAGATTGATAATCTATTGAGTATTGACAAAACATGTTTCACTATCCATCCCTTGGTTGTTCAGCCAGTAATCAGGCCTATGAATTGAGTACCCGTACCAGATCCGCAAGAGAGGACAATAACAAAGGAATGATTCTTCCATTTCAACCACTGACAATGACATTCCATAATGtcaattattttgttgataTGCCAAAGGTGGGGGGATTTGTAATTTGACAATTTCTAAGTTTATCAACTGAATGAACTGATACACTATGCTATATTGTAACATACACGCCACAACACATAGGAGAGATCTCATTTCcattaaatatttctaaaatatttttttacaggaaCTAAGCAAGCAAGGCATACCTGAAACTCGGTTGCAGCTCTTGTCAAGCGTGAGCGGAGTTTTCTCACCTGGTGTTCTTACAGCATTAGTTGGGTCTAGTGGGGCTGGAAAAACCACTTTAATGGACGTACTGGCTGGCAGGAAAACTGGAGGGTACATAGAAGGGGAAATTAAAATTTCGGGTCACCCAAAAGAGCAACGAACATTTGCCAGAATATCAGGATATGTTGAACAAAATGATATACATTCTCCTCAAgtaacaattgaggagtcgcttttgttttcttcttctcttcgcCTGCCAAAGGAAGTTGGAACTTCTAAAAGACATGTAAGTTGTTTCAGAACACATTGTCTATTTGATCGTGCTGAATTAGTTCCAAACCTTTATTTTATAAGCAATTATTCCAACTTTTCACTGATATATTCTACAGGAATTTGTTGAACAAGTGATGAAACTAGTCGAGCTTGATACTTTGAGACATGCTTTGATTGGTATGCCAGGTAGCTCAGGCTTATCAACTGAGCAGAGAAAACGATTAACCATAGCAGTGGAGCTTGTAGCAAACCCTTCCATTATTTTCATGGATGAGCCTACTTCTGGACTTGATGCACGTGCAGCAGCTATTGTTATGCGAGCTGTTCGAAATACTGTTGATACAGGAAGAACTGTGGTTTGCACCATACATCAACCAAGTATTGATATATTTGAAGCATTTGATGAAGTTAGTTTAGTTACTTTTTCATCTGTTTTATGTTTTGATAACTAGTGATGCACTAGCTTCTATCAGAGAGTCTAAAGCTTAGTTTTTGCTCTACCCAGTTACTTCTTATGAAACGTGGGGGACGAGTAATATATGGGGGAAAGCTTGGCGTGCACTCACGGATAATGATAGACTACTTTCAGGTTGAGGTTAAAAATTGTTTtgtattgttgtttttgttgttgctgttaGCAGAGTGATAATTCATATTGTGTAATTTCTTTCATTGCTGTCAAACGCCAACCTATCCAAATGGAAGCATCCTGCTTTTTCCATCAaacacttttttctttattgataTAATCAAATATTAGGTTTAGATTATATGAATAAGAAATTCTTCGTGTTAGATGCTTATACTTATCTCATTTTGTACACTTGTCCTCAGTTTGAAGACTCTTCTTGTTACTTCTACCTTTTAATATAAAAGGAGCCACGAGCAGAGTAGGTCAGACAATACAAATTCACAGGATTAAATCCTATTGTGATGAATATGTGATGTAGGAGAAaaggggaaagaaaaagaatatgtaGAGAGAGAACCTTTATAGTCTAGATTAGCTTTTCATCTTATCTGGCATTTCTAGTTACCTAAGATATTCATGAATGAGTATGCATGACACAAGAATGCCTCTGCCTAATTGTTCTTATTCCCTTTTTATGTGTGTTGATTTCATTGTTAAAACAAATGTCAAGATGCAAGTGTGCTTCCAtttgttgtttatatttttggtttgtGGTTGTTTTCCTATCCGCTCTGCAGGGAATAAGGGGAATTCCCCCCATTCCAAGTGGCTACAATCCGGCTACCTGGGTGCTTGAGGTTACTACACCTGCTACTGAAGAGAGAATTGGTGAAGATTTTGCAGACATTTACAAGAATTCGGATCAATATAGGTGCTTCTAATTTGTAGTTGCTTAAGTGCTATTGCTGAAGTCGATtttccattcttttcttttagtttaGGTTGGAGAGAGATGATACGGATAAAACAGTCTTCTTCGAGAACGGGAAAAAAACCATGATGTTACAACCTTAAAGCTACAAGTGGCAGATTAGAATATTTCTTTTCAGATGAATGATTAAACTCTTCAATCAATGTTTTTCTCAGGGGGGTGGAATATTCTGTTTTGCAATTTGGACATCCTCCTGCAGGCTCTGAACCACTGAAGTTTGACACGATATATTCACAAAACTTGTTCAACCAATTTTTACGATGCTTATGGAAACAAAATCTTGTGTACTGGAGAAGTCCAGCATATAATGCCATGAGGTTATACTTCACCACAATAAGTGCTTTGATATTTGGTACCATATTTTGGGACATTGGTTCAAAAAGGTAACTGTTCTCTGTGTTATCATTTATTCTAAAGTGAATTGTCTTAAAATATAACACTAAACTAAAGAAGAGACCAAAATTGGAATACAAAAATTTATGGATCTGCTTTAGTATACAGAGGACTAACTGAGGCTTGATAAAATGATTATTACTTGGgatcttttgtttaattaaagaTAGATCAAAGTTTGTTTACGATGTCATCAATCTCTAACCCCTATACTAATAAAACAGTTGTCATTATTATTCTGTAGGGAATCAACTCAAGAGCTGTTTGTGGTCATGGGAGCTCTTTATTCTGCATGCATGTTTCTTGGGGTAAATAACGCTTCTTCTGTACAGCCAATTGTTTCAATAGAAAGGACAGTGTTTTATAGAGAGAAAGCTGCTGGAATGTACTCTCCAATCGCTTATGCGGCAGCCCAGGTAAGTCTTATAATACTGAAAATTTAATTCCATGGTTAGGTGTTTTATGCAAATTGCTTGTAAGTAATTGCTTAATATGATTGACAGGGGCTTATAGAGATACCATACATTGCTGTTCAGACAGTACTATTTGGTGTAATCACATATTTCATGATCAATTTTGAAAGGACACCCGGTAATATTTTAGCTTtccatttgtatatatttattgttttatattgttTGGAATCCACCTCACAATTTAGTGATGCAAACAGTGACCATCACCCCTCCTTCCACCCAAAATCGATTAGTGTCCTGAAATTCATAGTTGAATTGTTTACCTTCGAATCATACTAATTTTTTGAAGTGtgctttcttttaaaaatgaaaaagagaaggcAGAAATGGTTTTAGATGTTACACGTGAATAAAATTTGTGTTTTAAGtggatgattttttatttgttgcagGAAAGTTTTTTCTCTATCTTGTATTCATGTTCCTAACGTTCACCTACTTCACCTTTTACGGCATGATGGCTGTTGGTCTTACACCTTCCCAACATTTAGCAGCTGTTATTTCTTCAGCATTTTACTCTCTGTGGAATCTTCTTTCAGGTTTTCTAATCCCAAAATCGGTGAGTAATATCATACTCGCAGAACATTttatctagtttttttttaacccaGAATCATGTATTTGATACTTTAGTACAAACTTTTATTTCTGTGATGATACCACATAAAATGTTTTCTGTATGTTTTGCTCTAACGAGCAATTGTGTATTGATATTCATGCTTTTACGTTGTTATTCCAGAAAGAAATAGAGAAATGAATCTTTGCATCTAAAATCCAAGTAGCTTCATggctatttttaaaaatgaaaagttgtCTTTTCTCTCTGGGATTCTAATGACTCTTCTTCATTACTTGCAATGTCTCAGAGTATTCCCGGGTGGTGGATTTGGTTCTATTATATCTGCCCGATTGCATGGACGTTACGTGGTATCATCACGTCTCAGCTTGGTGATGTGGAAACCAAAATTATAGGACCTGGATTCGAGGGCACTGTAAAAGAATACTTAGTTGTTAGTCTTGGATTCGAAACTAAAATCAACGGATTTTCAGCTGTGGGCCTTTCAGTGATTGTGCTTCTTGGATTTATTATTCTGTTCTTTGGTTCTTTCGCTGTATCAGTCAAACTCTTGAATTTCCAAAAGAGATGAGTGGATGATAtatagtttgaaaaactgagagAATTAAGCGGCTCTTTAATATCACAACACGTAGATGATTCTTATAGGTGTTTTGGATGCTCTGTCGAAATACACGAGTTATTGAATAAAACGGCATTTGATTTAGCAAATGAggtttttgtcttttcttttcttctcttctcttcttttttagcTAATTGCCAGAGGAATTCAAATTCTGAAGCTACATAAATTTGGAATTTTCGGATTTTCTTCAATTCTTTCATAGCATTATGATCGCTTGACTGCTCATAGACTTTTAGGACTTTAGCTGGTGTTGCATTGAGCCCTTTCTTTCACCTTCGAGTTTTAGCAGATGCAGTGGCAGCAAATGACGAGCCCATGCATAAGAGGCAATCTCCTACAACAATTGTATAAACTATGCCTTCTAAATGATTATAAAAGCTACATGGGTCTTACTATTAGTCCCAACAAAATTGTTCTTGACCCCTAGCAGCCTAGAGCAATTATCAAACTACCGCACCCCACCCTTCCCCAACTCCTCTATCTTCATTCTCCTTtccctcttttccttttttcattcattttttctcttttttctttccctttgtTCCCATTCGTCACTCTCTGCACTCATGTcgtcaagtatttttttttgttttcgtgGACAAACggaatcatgattccattgtgAAATTTCGCACAACAGAATCacaattatgttattttcagTGTTGTTGATGCATAACAGAATCATAATTCCGTTGTCCAACAGGTTGTTATTGGACAATTGCAGTTGCACTAGGCTAGGGTCAGGAGTCTTGGTCTCTTATTCGTTAAGATTTGCTTCACAAACTTCAAATATGACACTCAAtctatgtttaattatttggtttagaAGAGAGACTGTTGGGATTAATAACCTCTTTGTATGTTGAACGTGGTCCAGTTTCCTATGAGAAGTGGATGACCATTAACAACATGGGTTATGTCATTGCTAGTCAGTATAATGGTGTATTAGTCCACTTATCTAAGTTGTAAAGTTGGACCTTCTTTCCACTTAGGGATCCCATGCCAGCAAAGCCCCATCTTATTTTCATTGAACTTATAAAGGGAAATCACTTTGTGTAGGTATATAATATCTCTACTAAACATACCATTTACCTTTGTAAggtaatattgatttttttgctaACTTCGTGTAACATCCTAATTTTCTTAGATTGGGAAGTTCTATGTAAAAACTATCAGTGTTTGTTTGATATGCAGTGTAGTCGTATTATTCTTAGTAAAATCATGCATATAAGAGAAATAACCATCATTAAATAGTCACGAGGTTATCTAGATTTAAGTCCTGAGTCTAGGGATTAGTTGTCTAGATACAAAGAACCCTTAGTTAACCATCAGTCAACTATAGTTTAGAAAgtcaaagtaaataaatctTTCATTAATGACAATTTAGTAATCAAAGGCTTTTAGACCAAGCAGAGAGATTTAGACTAACTAATGAAAGTATAGAACATGAATGTGTCTAGGTGTGAGAAActattagtttaaaaattaaagaggaggataattaatttctcattcactttagttattttttg
The genomic region above belongs to Glycine max cultivar Williams 82 chromosome 14, Glycine_max_v4.0, whole genome shotgun sequence and contains:
- the LOC100816324 gene encoding ABC transporter G family member 31, whose product is MAASDGSEYFEIGSFGSESFARASNADMVREDEEELQWVALSRLPSQKRINYALLRASSSRPQPPTQGTGTGTENLMDVRKLSRSSREQVVKKALATNDQDNYRLLAAIKERFDRVGLKVPKIEVRYKNLSVTADVQIGSRALPTLINYTRDVFESILTKLMICRPKRHSLTILNDVSGVIKPGRMTLLLGPPGAGKTSLLLALAGKLDSNLKTTGSITYNGHELDEFYVRRTSAYISQTDDHIAELTVRETLDFGARCQGAKGFAAYTDELGRREIERNIRPSPEVDAFMKASSVGGKKHSVNTDYILKVLGLDICSDTIVGNDMLRGVSGGQRKRVTTGEMIVGPRKTLFMDEISTGLDSSTTFLIVKCIRNFVHQMEATVLMALLQPAPETFELFDDLVLLAEGHVVYEGPREDVLEFFQSLGFQLPPRKGIADFLQEVTSKKDQAQYWADPSKPYQFVSVAEIARAFRNSKFGRYMESLQTHPYDKSECHDLALARTKYAVATWEVVKACFQREVLLIKRHSFLYIFRTCQVAFVGFVTCTIFLRTRLHPTNEVYGRLYLSALFFGLVHMMFNGFSELPLMITRLPVFYKQRDNLFYPAWAWSLSSWILRVPYSIIEAIIWTVVVYYSVGFAPSAGRFFRYMLILFVMHQMALGLFRMMAAIARDMVLANTYGSASLLVVFLLGGFIVPKGMIKPWWIWGYWVSPLTYGQRAITVNEFTASRWMKKSETGNSTVGYNILHSNSLPTGDYWYWIGIAVLIGYAFFFNNMVTVALTYLNPIQKARTVIPSDDDSENSSSRNASNQAYELSTRTRSAREDNNKGMILPFQPLTMTFHNVNYFVDMPKELSKQGIPETRLQLLSSVSGVFSPGVLTALVGSSGAGKTTLMDVLAGRKTGGYIEGEIKISGHPKEQRTFARISGYVEQNDIHSPQVTIEESLLFSSSLRLPKEVGTSKRHEFVEQVMKLVELDTLRHALIGMPGSSGLSTEQRKRLTIAVELVANPSIIFMDEPTSGLDARAAAIVMRAVRNTVDTGRTVVCTIHQPSIDIFEAFDELLLMKRGGRVIYGGKLGVHSRIMIDYFQGIRGIPPIPSGYNPATWVLEVTTPATEERIGEDFADIYKNSDQYRGVEYSVLQFGHPPAGSEPLKFDTIYSQNLFNQFLRCLWKQNLVYWRSPAYNAMRLYFTTISALIFGTIFWDIGSKRESTQELFVVMGALYSACMFLGVNNASSVQPIVSIERTVFYREKAAGMYSPIAYAAAQGLIEIPYIAVQTVLFGVITYFMINFERTPGKFFLYLVFMFLTFTYFTFYGMMAVGLTPSQHLAAVISSAFYSLWNLLSGFLIPKSSIPGWWIWFYYICPIAWTLRGIITSQLGDVETKIIGPGFEGTVKEYLVVSLGFETKINGFSAVGLSVIVLLGFIILFFGSFAVSVKLLNFQKR